Proteins encoded together in one Streptomyces sp. NBC_01216 window:
- a CDS encoding inositol monophosphatase family protein yields the protein MAGAADPAAAELLGLALEAGRRAGALLRDGRPDDLAVAATKSSPIDVVTEMDIAAEKLITGFLAERRPDDGFLGEEGAATPGTSGVRWVIDPLDGTVNYLYGLPTWAVSIAAERDGEAVVGVVVAPLRGETYHAVLGGGAFLGERRLAARPAPPLDQALIGTGFAYVQARRAHQAAVAQRMIPRLRDIRRGGSAAIDLCDVAAGRLDGYYERGLNPWDLAAGELIAREAGCLTGGRPGEPASGDLTVAASPGVFEPLQALLEEYGAWHD from the coding sequence GTGGCCGGCGCCGCGGACCCGGCGGCGGCGGAGCTGCTCGGCCTGGCCCTGGAGGCCGGTCGTCGGGCCGGCGCGCTGCTGCGCGACGGCCGGCCCGACGACCTCGCCGTCGCCGCGACCAAGTCCAGCCCGATCGACGTGGTCACCGAGATGGACATCGCCGCCGAGAAGCTGATCACCGGCTTCCTCGCCGAGCGCCGCCCCGACGACGGCTTCCTGGGCGAGGAAGGCGCCGCCACCCCCGGCACCAGCGGCGTGCGCTGGGTGATCGACCCGCTCGACGGCACCGTGAACTATCTCTACGGCCTGCCCACCTGGGCGGTCTCCATCGCCGCCGAACGAGACGGGGAGGCCGTCGTCGGAGTGGTGGTGGCCCCGCTGCGCGGGGAGACCTACCACGCGGTGCTCGGAGGCGGCGCGTTCCTCGGCGAGCGCCGCCTCGCCGCACGCCCGGCGCCCCCGCTGGACCAGGCGCTGATCGGCACCGGATTCGCCTACGTGCAGGCACGCCGGGCCCACCAGGCCGCTGTCGCCCAGCGGATGATCCCCCGCCTGCGGGACATCCGCCGCGGCGGCTCCGCGGCGATCGACCTCTGCGATGTCGCCGCGGGCCGGCTGGACGGCTACTACGAGCGGGGCCTCAACCCCTGGGACCTCGCCGCGGGCGAGCTGATCGCCCGCGAGGCGGGCTGCCTGACCGGGGGACGTCCTGGCGAGCCCGCCTCGGGCGACCTGACGGTCGCCGCCTCGCCGGGTGTCTTCGAGCCGCTCCAGGCGCTCCTGGAGGAGTACGGCGCCTGGCACGACTGA
- a CDS encoding ferrochelatase, which produces MSDQRDPAPYDALLLLSFGGPEGPDDVVPFLENVTRGRGIPKERLKEVGQHYFLFGGVSPINGQNRALLAALRDDFARAGLDLPVYWGNRNWAPYLTDTLREMITDGRRHIAVLTTSAYASYSGCRQYRENLADALSTLEAEGLPLPRVDKLRHYFNHPGFIEPMVEGVLASLAELDASVRARAHLAFTTHSIPDSAADSSGPAAGHGEGGAYVRQHLDVARVVADAVRERTGVEHPWRLVYQSRSGAPHIPWLEPDICEHLEELHAAGAPAAVMVPIGFVSDHMEVLYDLDTEATARAAELGLPVRRSATVGADPRFAGAVRDLVLERAAAERGIRTDRCALGTLGPSHDLCPIGCCPARADRPAAAGADSPYA; this is translated from the coding sequence ATGTCCGATCAGCGTGATCCCGCCCCGTACGACGCCCTTCTGCTGCTCTCCTTCGGCGGCCCCGAGGGCCCGGACGACGTGGTCCCGTTCCTGGAGAACGTGACCCGCGGCCGAGGAATCCCGAAGGAACGGCTGAAAGAGGTGGGGCAGCACTACTTCCTCTTCGGCGGCGTCAGCCCCATCAACGGCCAGAACCGCGCGCTGCTGGCCGCGCTGCGGGACGACTTCGCGCGGGCCGGTCTCGACCTGCCGGTCTACTGGGGCAACCGGAACTGGGCGCCGTACCTCACCGACACCCTGCGGGAGATGATCACCGACGGCCGGCGCCACATCGCCGTGCTCACCACCAGCGCCTACGCCTCCTACTCCGGCTGCCGCCAGTACCGTGAGAACCTCGCCGACGCGCTCTCCACGCTCGAGGCCGAGGGCCTTCCGCTGCCCCGCGTCGACAAGCTGCGGCACTACTTCAACCACCCCGGGTTCATCGAGCCCATGGTGGAGGGTGTACTCGCCTCGCTCGCCGAACTCGACGCGTCCGTCCGCGCCCGCGCCCACCTCGCCTTCACCACGCACTCCATCCCGGACTCGGCGGCCGACTCCTCGGGACCGGCCGCGGGACACGGCGAGGGCGGGGCCTACGTCAGGCAGCACCTCGACGTGGCCCGGGTGGTCGCCGACGCGGTCCGTGAACGGACCGGAGTCGAGCACCCCTGGCGGCTCGTGTACCAGTCCCGTAGCGGCGCCCCGCACATCCCGTGGCTGGAACCCGACATCTGCGAGCACCTGGAGGAGCTCCACGCGGCCGGGGCCCCGGCCGCCGTCATGGTTCCGATCGGCTTCGTCTCGGACCACATGGAGGTCCTCTACGACCTCGACACCGAGGCCACCGCCAGGGCCGCGGAGCTGGGACTCCCGGTACGGCGTTCGGCGACCGTCGGCGCCGATCCCCGGTTCGCCGGAGCCGTGCGCGACCTGGTCCTGGAGCGCGCGGCGGCCGAGCGCGGCATCCGCACCGACCGCTGCGCCCTCGGCACCCTCGGACCCTCCCACGACCTCTGCCCGATCGGCTGCTGCCCGGCGCGGGCGGACCGTCCCGCGGCGGCCGGCGCCGACAGCCCGTACGCCTGA
- a CDS encoding MFS transporter, whose product MPSPYRAIFAAPGTASFSVAGFVGRMPLSMMGIGIVTMISQVTGRYGLAGALAATLAMSAAALGPQVSRLVDRHGQRRVLRPVTLVALAAATGLLLCVQGGAPDWTLFAFTALIGCVPSLGAMTRARWAGIYRGEARRLHTAYSWESIVDEVCFIFGPIISIGLSTAWFPEAGPLVAAVFLAVGVFWLTSLRATEPPPHPRTPGSGGSALRSPGLRVLALAFVATGAIFGSIDVVTVAFAEERGHKAAASLVLAVYALGSCLAGAVFGLLHLAGEPSRRWLLGVCTTAVSMIPLLLAGNLPFLAVALFVAGLSIAPTMVTTMALVEAHVPRTKLTEGMTWTGTGLAIGVALGSSAAGWVVDARGAEAGYVVPVVSGAAAVVVGLLGYRRLRKPVPTGEGQRERDHEAKHQDDEQPVA is encoded by the coding sequence TTGCCCAGTCCGTATCGCGCGATCTTCGCGGCGCCCGGCACCGCTTCCTTCTCAGTGGCCGGTTTCGTCGGCAGGATGCCGCTGTCCATGATGGGCATCGGCATCGTGACCATGATCTCGCAGGTCACCGGGCGCTACGGTCTCGCCGGGGCGCTGGCAGCGACGCTGGCCATGTCCGCCGCCGCGCTGGGCCCGCAGGTGTCCCGGCTGGTCGACCGCCACGGCCAGCGGCGGGTGCTGCGCCCGGTGACGCTGGTCGCCCTGGCCGCGGCCACCGGACTGCTGCTCTGTGTCCAGGGAGGCGCGCCGGACTGGACGCTCTTCGCCTTCACGGCCCTGATCGGCTGCGTGCCGAGCCTCGGTGCCATGACCCGGGCCCGCTGGGCGGGGATCTACCGGGGGGAGGCCCGTCGGCTGCACACCGCGTACTCATGGGAGTCGATCGTCGACGAGGTCTGCTTCATCTTCGGCCCGATCATCTCGATCGGGCTGTCGACCGCGTGGTTCCCCGAGGCCGGGCCGCTGGTCGCCGCGGTCTTCCTGGCCGTCGGCGTCTTCTGGCTGACCTCGCTGCGCGCCACCGAGCCCCCGCCGCACCCGCGCACCCCCGGCTCCGGCGGCTCCGCGCTGCGTTCCCCCGGCCTCCGGGTCCTCGCCCTCGCCTTCGTCGCCACCGGCGCGATCTTCGGCTCGATCGACGTGGTGACGGTGGCCTTCGCCGAGGAGCGGGGACACAAGGCCGCCGCCAGCCTGGTCCTCGCCGTGTACGCGCTCGGCTCCTGTCTGGCGGGCGCGGTCTTCGGACTGCTCCACCTCGCGGGCGAGCCGTCCCGGCGATGGCTGCTGGGCGTCTGCACGACGGCCGTGAGTATGATCCCCCTCCTACTGGCCGGGAACCTGCCGTTTCTGGCCGTGGCGCTCTTTGTCGCGGGCCTGTCCATCGCACCGACGATGGTGACCACGATGGCCCTCGTCGAAGCGCACGTACCGCGCACCAAACTGACCGAGGGCATGACCTGGACGGGTACCGGGCTCGCGATCGGTGTGGCACTCGGCTCCTCGGCCGCCGGCTGGGTGGTCGACGCCCGGGGTGCGGAGGCGGGGTACGTGGTGCCCGTGGTCTCGGGCGCCGCCGCGGTCGTGGTGGGTCTCCTGGGGTATCGCCGGCTGCGCAAGCCGGTGCCGACTGGGGAGGGGCAGCGTGAGCGGGACCACGAAGCGAAGCACCAGGACGATGAGCAGCCCGTGGCGTAA
- a CDS encoding D-arabinono-1,4-lactone oxidase, whose product MSSPWRNWAGNVTSRPVREVSPASAEELAEAVTKAAGDGLRVKSVGTGHSFTAIAATDGLLIRPHLLAGIRRIDREAMTVTVESGTPLERLNAALAREGLSLTNMGDIMAQTVAGATSTGTHGTGRDSASLAAQIRELELVTADGRVLTCSEQGNDEERALFAAARIGLGALGVITALTFAVEPLFLLNAREEPMAFDRVTSEFDALHAENEHFEFYWFPHTDNCNTKRNNRSAGPAAPTGRFSGWIEDEFLSNGVFQLACSLGRAVPPVIPSVAKISSRALSARTYTDIPYKVFTSPRRVRFMEMEYALPREAAVSALREVKAMIERSPLKVSFPVEVRTAPADDIPLSTASGRETAYVAVHLYKGTPHRAYFTAVERIMTAHGGRPHWGKVHTRDAGHLAEVYPRFAEFTALRDRLDPDRLFANDYLRRVLGD is encoded by the coding sequence ATGAGCAGCCCGTGGCGTAACTGGGCGGGGAACGTCACCTCGCGTCCCGTGCGGGAGGTGAGCCCCGCGTCGGCCGAGGAGCTGGCCGAGGCGGTCACCAAGGCGGCCGGGGACGGGCTGCGGGTGAAGTCGGTCGGCACCGGCCACTCCTTCACGGCGATCGCCGCCACGGACGGCCTGCTGATCCGCCCTCACCTGCTGGCCGGCATCCGGCGGATCGACCGGGAGGCGATGACCGTCACGGTGGAGTCGGGCACACCGCTCGAACGGCTGAACGCGGCACTGGCCCGGGAGGGCCTGTCGCTCACGAACATGGGCGACATCATGGCGCAGACGGTCGCCGGGGCCACCTCGACGGGCACCCACGGCACGGGCCGCGACTCCGCCTCGCTCGCCGCCCAGATCCGTGAACTGGAGCTGGTCACGGCGGACGGCCGAGTGCTGACCTGCTCGGAGCAGGGGAACGACGAGGAGCGCGCGCTCTTCGCCGCCGCGCGGATCGGACTCGGCGCGCTCGGTGTGATCACGGCCCTCACCTTCGCGGTGGAGCCCCTCTTCCTGCTCAACGCACGCGAGGAGCCGATGGCCTTCGACCGGGTCACCTCGGAGTTCGACGCGCTGCACGCGGAGAACGAGCACTTCGAGTTCTACTGGTTCCCCCACACGGACAACTGCAACACCAAGCGCAACAACCGCAGCGCGGGACCCGCCGCCCCGACCGGAAGGTTCAGCGGCTGGATCGAGGACGAGTTCCTCTCCAACGGGGTCTTCCAGCTCGCCTGCTCGCTGGGCCGCGCGGTACCGCCGGTCATCCCCTCCGTCGCCAAGATCTCCAGCCGCGCGCTGTCGGCCCGCACCTACACCGACATCCCCTACAAGGTGTTCACCTCGCCACGCCGGGTGCGCTTCATGGAGATGGAGTACGCGCTGCCGCGCGAGGCGGCCGTGTCGGCACTGCGTGAGGTCAAGGCGATGATCGAGCGCTCCCCGCTGAAGGTGAGTTTCCCGGTGGAGGTGCGCACGGCCCCGGCGGACGACATCCCGCTGTCGACGGCCTCGGGCCGGGAGACCGCGTACGTCGCGGTCCACCTCTACAAGGGCACGCCGCATCGCGCCTACTTCACGGCGGTGGAACGCATCATGACGGCGCACGGCGGCCGGCCCCACTGGGGCAAGGTGCACACCCGGGACGCCGGGCACCTCGCGGAGGTGTACCCGCGCTTCGCCGAGTTCACGGCGCTCCGCGACCGGCTGGACCCGGACCGGCTCTTCGCCAACGACTACCTGCGACGGGTGCTGGGCGACTGA
- the sepH gene encoding septation protein SepH has translation MTSAGTTREVPMPELRVVAVSNDGTRLVLKAADSTEYTLPIDERLRAAVRNDRARLGQIEIEVESHLRPRDIQARIRAGASAEEVAQLAGIPVDRVRRFEGPVLAERAFMAERARKTPVRRPGENTGPQLGEAVQERLLLRGAEKDTVQWDSWRRDDGTWEVLLVYRVAGEVHTASWTYDPPRRLVQAVDDEARALIGETDDTIAATPEPSFPFVPRIARLPRDRPLDRTLDRPADRQPERPSASADPDEERDSLTSLLEAVPSFRGDMVVPDLTTEPSAAEPSDDPEAEEPPAPAASAGAGSAYADVLMPRAVSGHRDRLTGTTDRQAEADGVRPGRRAAVPSWDEIVFGTRRKKQD, from the coding sequence GTGACGTCGGCAGGCACCACCCGGGAGGTCCCCATGCCCGAACTGCGTGTCGTGGCCGTCTCCAACGACGGCACACGACTGGTGCTGAAGGCTGCTGACAGCACGGAGTACACGCTTCCGATCGACGAGCGGCTGCGCGCCGCCGTGCGCAACGACCGCGCCCGCCTCGGCCAGATCGAGATCGAGGTGGAGAGCCACCTCCGCCCTCGCGACATCCAGGCGCGCATACGAGCCGGTGCCTCCGCCGAGGAGGTCGCCCAGCTCGCCGGAATCCCCGTGGACCGCGTCCGGCGCTTCGAGGGACCGGTGCTCGCGGAGCGCGCCTTCATGGCGGAGCGGGCCCGCAAGACCCCGGTCCGCCGCCCCGGCGAGAACACCGGACCACAGCTCGGCGAGGCGGTACAGGAGCGGCTGCTGCTGCGCGGCGCCGAGAAGGACACCGTGCAGTGGGACTCCTGGCGCCGCGACGACGGCACCTGGGAAGTGCTGCTCGTCTACCGGGTGGCGGGTGAGGTACACACCGCGAGCTGGACGTACGACCCGCCCCGGCGGCTCGTACAGGCCGTGGACGACGAGGCACGGGCCCTCATCGGCGAGACGGACGACACGATCGCCGCGACGCCGGAGCCGAGCTTCCCGTTCGTGCCGCGGATCGCCCGACTGCCCCGGGACCGGCCGCTGGACCGCACCCTCGACCGGCCGGCGGACCGCCAGCCGGAACGCCCCTCCGCCTCCGCCGACCCGGACGAGGAGCGGGACTCGCTGACCAGCCTGCTGGAGGCGGTGCCGAGCTTCCGCGGCGACATGGTCGTCCCCGACCTCACCACCGAGCCGTCGGCGGCGGAGCCGTCCGACGACCCCGAGGCGGAGGAGCCGCCGGCTCCGGCGGCCTCGGCGGGAGCTGGATCGGCCTACGCCGACGTGCTGATGCCCCGCGCGGTCTCCGGCCACCGGGACCGTCTGACGGGCACCACGGACCGCCAGGCCGAGGCGGACGGTGTCCGGCCGGGACGCCGCGCGGCGGTCCCCAGCTGGGACGAGATCGTCTTCGGTACGCGGAGGAAGAAGCAGGACTGA
- a CDS encoding sulfurtransferase, producing the protein MKPIITASELLSESAGERPPVLLDVRWQLGGPPGLPAYEAGHLPGAVFVDLDTELAGPPGAGGRHPLPDMDVFGAAMRRAGVWADRPVVVYDGGPGWGAARAWWLLRFTGHTDARVLDGGLPAWPGELSKETPRPEPGDFRPEPNTVGLLDADGAAALARSGLLLDARAAERYRGDVEPIDPVGGHIPGAVSAPTSENVDADGRFLPPEELAARFAALGAGPDTAVAVYCGSGVSGAHEVLALALARVPAALYAGSWSEWSADPSRPVAKGADPR; encoded by the coding sequence ATGAAGCCCATCATCACCGCAAGCGAACTCCTGAGCGAGTCGGCCGGGGAGCGGCCCCCGGTCCTGCTCGACGTCCGCTGGCAGCTGGGCGGCCCACCCGGGCTGCCCGCCTACGAGGCCGGCCACCTGCCCGGCGCGGTCTTCGTCGATCTCGACACGGAGCTCGCCGGCCCGCCCGGCGCCGGCGGCCGGCACCCGCTGCCCGACATGGACGTCTTCGGCGCGGCCATGCGCCGCGCGGGGGTCTGGGCGGACCGTCCGGTCGTGGTCTACGACGGCGGGCCCGGCTGGGGCGCCGCCCGTGCCTGGTGGCTGCTGCGCTTCACCGGGCACACCGACGCAAGGGTCCTGGACGGGGGCCTCCCGGCGTGGCCGGGGGAGCTGTCGAAGGAGACCCCGCGGCCTGAGCCCGGCGACTTCCGGCCGGAGCCGAACACGGTCGGGCTGCTCGACGCGGACGGGGCGGCGGCGCTGGCCCGCTCGGGGCTGCTTCTGGACGCGCGGGCGGCGGAGCGGTACCGGGGCGACGTGGAGCCGATCGATCCGGTCGGTGGTCACATCCCTGGCGCCGTCTCGGCCCCCACGTCGGAGAACGTCGACGCCGATGGCCGGTTCCTGCCACCGGAGGAGCTGGCGGCCCGCTTCGCGGCACTCGGCGCCGGCCCGGACACCGCCGTGGCCGTCTACTGCGGCTCGGGCGTCTCGGGCGCGCACGAGGTACTGGCTCTGGCCCTCGCCCGTGTCCCGGCCGCGCTGTACGCCGGCTCCTGGTCGGAATGGTCCGCCGACCCGTCCCGCCCGGTGGCCAAGGGCGCGGACCCGCGGTAG
- a CDS encoding VOC family protein: protein MTEATRLTPGTPSWVSLMVHGLDATQEFYRALFGWEFVPGPHQLGPYVRALLDDREVAGIGQLPPDRHLPVAWTPYMATDDADETTETIRCCGGTVAVGPLDAGEVGRLAICSDPTGAVFGVWQAGPRHGTATAGPPGTPVWNELLTHETSMVAKFYRTVFGYEIEPVVSADFDYLTLHVDGRPVASLHGVGGALPRDRGAHWMTYFEVADTDAAAALVSELGGRVLRPPREGTAGRLATVTDPEGAVFTIVRSADA from the coding sequence ATGACCGAGGCGACGCGGCTCACACCCGGGACACCCTCGTGGGTGAGCCTGATGGTGCACGGCCTTGACGCGACGCAGGAGTTCTACCGCGCGCTCTTCGGCTGGGAGTTCGTGCCCGGACCGCACCAGCTCGGCCCGTACGTCCGCGCGCTGCTGGACGACAGGGAGGTGGCGGGCATCGGCCAGCTGCCCCCCGACCGCCATCTGCCGGTCGCCTGGACCCCCTACATGGCCACCGACGACGCGGACGAGACCACCGAGACCATCCGGTGCTGCGGCGGAACGGTCGCCGTCGGTCCGCTGGACGCCGGGGAGGTCGGGCGGCTCGCGATCTGTTCGGACCCGACGGGCGCCGTCTTCGGTGTCTGGCAGGCCGGGCCGCGGCACGGCACGGCGACCGCCGGACCGCCCGGGACACCCGTCTGGAACGAGCTGCTGACACACGAGACCTCGATGGTCGCGAAGTTCTACCGGACGGTCTTCGGCTACGAGATCGAGCCCGTCGTCTCCGCCGACTTCGACTATCTGACACTGCACGTCGACGGTCGCCCGGTCGCGTCCCTGCACGGCGTGGGCGGCGCGCTCCCCCGTGACCGTGGCGCCCACTGGATGACCTACTTCGAGGTCGCCGACACGGACGCGGCCGCCGCTCTGGTCAGCGAGCTCGGCGGCCGGGTCCTGCGACCGCCCCGGGAAGGCACGGCGGGCCGGCTGGCCACCGTGACGGACCCGGAGGGCGCCGTGTTCACGATCGTCCGGTCGGCCGACGCCTGA
- a CDS encoding polysialyltransferase family glycosyltransferase: MITDPTPARTGAARPDTAAPNAPDEAGTSGPRVQIFQVSTLYGAATLAAAVDAGQFGAAADARRFLLLSHNAEVPETALRLDTMTGYDRIATRFDATLDWNEAIHPHHPASWAPRPEEAPLWQRVFRTAWGLGTAPVELVVESIQVNPARALAAVFAESAVHVYSDGLMSYGPTREEVPQSIGCRIRRLLHLDLVPGLRPLLLTECDVEPELVPDDAFRAVLAEIAEAAEGDPQVAEAVAAAPTAVLLGQYLAALGILTPDEEEELHARMVRGAAAAGHRSVLFKPHPTAPPRYSGALREAAEAAGVRLTVLDGPLLAETFYARCRPRLVVGCFSTAMLTASVYYGVPLARVGTETVLGRLKPYENSNRMPLVLVDHLVPDLETGAGPVVPGAASDTLRSLVRAVGHCMQPRLHPGLREDAVALLGGRPDDERPAHYIDPRRSAALGLTGGDSGQPPARPRRRPARVRRR, encoded by the coding sequence ATGATCACGGACCCCACCCCGGCGCGGACCGGCGCGGCCCGCCCGGACACGGCCGCCCCCAACGCACCGGACGAGGCCGGAACGAGCGGACCCCGGGTGCAGATCTTCCAGGTGTCGACGCTGTACGGCGCCGCCACCCTGGCCGCCGCCGTCGACGCCGGACAGTTCGGCGCCGCCGCGGACGCCCGCCGCTTCCTCCTGCTGTCGCACAACGCCGAGGTCCCCGAGACGGCGCTGCGGCTCGACACCATGACGGGCTACGACCGGATCGCCACCCGCTTCGACGCCACCCTCGACTGGAACGAGGCGATCCACCCCCACCACCCCGCCTCCTGGGCACCCCGCCCGGAGGAGGCCCCGCTGTGGCAGAGGGTCTTCCGTACCGCCTGGGGCCTGGGCACCGCCCCGGTCGAGCTTGTCGTCGAGTCGATCCAGGTCAACCCCGCGCGGGCGCTCGCCGCCGTCTTCGCCGAGAGCGCCGTACACGTGTACTCCGACGGCCTGATGAGCTACGGCCCCACCCGCGAGGAGGTGCCGCAGTCCATCGGCTGCCGCATCCGGCGACTCCTCCACCTCGACCTGGTACCCGGACTGCGCCCCCTGCTCCTCACGGAGTGCGACGTCGAACCGGAGCTCGTGCCCGACGACGCCTTCCGCGCCGTCCTCGCGGAGATCGCCGAGGCCGCCGAAGGCGACCCGCAGGTGGCGGAGGCCGTCGCCGCGGCCCCCACCGCCGTCCTCCTCGGCCAGTACCTCGCCGCGCTCGGCATCCTCACCCCCGACGAGGAGGAGGAACTCCACGCCCGGATGGTGCGCGGCGCGGCGGCGGCCGGTCACCGTTCGGTGCTCTTCAAGCCGCATCCGACCGCGCCCCCGCGCTACTCGGGCGCCCTGCGCGAGGCCGCCGAGGCGGCCGGGGTGCGGCTGACGGTGCTGGACGGCCCGCTGCTCGCGGAGACCTTCTACGCGCGCTGTCGGCCCCGGCTCGTCGTCGGCTGCTTCTCGACCGCGATGCTCACCGCCTCGGTGTACTACGGCGTCCCCCTCGCCCGGGTCGGCACCGAGACCGTCCTGGGGCGGCTCAAGCCCTACGAGAACAGCAACCGGATGCCGCTGGTCCTCGTCGACCACCTCGTGCCCGACCTGGAGACGGGCGCGGGTCCCGTGGTGCCGGGAGCGGCTTCGGACACACTGCGCTCGCTGGTCCGGGCGGTGGGCCACTGTATGCAGCCCAGGCTCCATCCCGGGCTGCGCGAGGACGCGGTGGCGCTGCTCGGCGGCCGGCCGGACGACGAGCGGCCTGCCCACTACATCGACCCGCGGCGATCGGCCGCCCTCGGGCTGACGGGCGGGGACAGCGGGCAGCCGCCCGCTCGGCCGCGCCGGCGCCCGGCACGGGTCCGGCGGCGCTGA
- a CDS encoding glycosyltransferase family 2 protein, which translates to MPKLSVVVPFHNVGTYAPDTLRGLAVNADPDFEFLLIDDCSTDDTPDVLDRLADRIPNTTVIRHETNLGVAQARNTGLDTATGDYVTFLDGDDWYAPGHLRAMVDGIDALGCDFARTDHVLSTGRTRAVRYAPAPRRDTVMDPRDGIAPSGMVTMVDYPFVPFGIYAGHLFANGAARFETTLRTAEDRLWIWRLHLNTSSYAALSLHGAFYRRGVTTSLTQITDNRQLDFIPSYDLLLDEVSADAEADRFLPKAVRTYCALIAFHMGKADRYEPAVTRRLRRDVSDALRRMPQQVLDATLASMDTPRSTLLRGLRATGKAA; encoded by the coding sequence GTGCCGAAACTTTCCGTCGTCGTACCGTTCCACAATGTCGGGACCTACGCCCCCGACACCCTGCGCGGCCTGGCGGTCAACGCGGACCCGGATTTCGAGTTCCTGCTGATCGACGACTGCTCCACGGACGACACCCCGGACGTTCTCGACCGGCTGGCCGACCGGATTCCGAACACGACCGTCATCCGCCACGAGACCAATCTCGGCGTGGCCCAGGCGCGCAACACCGGGCTGGACACGGCGACCGGCGACTACGTCACCTTCCTCGACGGCGACGACTGGTACGCCCCCGGCCATCTGCGCGCCATGGTCGACGGAATCGACGCCCTGGGCTGCGACTTCGCCCGCACCGACCACGTCCTGTCGACCGGCCGCACCCGCGCGGTCCGCTACGCGCCGGCCCCACGGCGCGACACCGTCATGGACCCCCGAGACGGCATCGCGCCCTCCGGCATGGTGACGATGGTGGACTATCCCTTCGTCCCCTTCGGGATCTACGCCGGCCACCTCTTCGCGAACGGCGCCGCGCGATTCGAGACGACCCTGCGCACCGCCGAGGACCGCCTCTGGATCTGGCGCCTGCACCTGAACACCAGCTCCTACGCGGCCCTCAGCTTGCACGGCGCGTTCTACCGGCGCGGTGTCACCACCTCCCTCACGCAGATCACCGACAACCGTCAGCTCGACTTCATTCCGTCGTACGACCTGCTGCTCGACGAAGTCTCCGCGGACGCCGAGGCGGACCGCTTCCTCCCGAAGGCGGTCCGCACCTACTGCGCGCTCATCGCCTTCCACATGGGAAAGGCCGACCGCTACGAGCCCGCCGTCACCAGACGTCTCCGGCGCGACGTCTCCGACGCGCTGCGCAGGATGCCGCAGCAGGTACTCGACGCGACGCTCGCGAGCATGGACACCCCGCGCAGCACACTGCTCCGCGGCCTGCGCGCCACCGGAAAGGCGGCCTGA